A window of the Cicer arietinum cultivar CDC Frontier isolate Library 1 unplaced genomic scaffold, Cicar.CDCFrontier_v2.0 Ca_scaffold_4755_v2.0, whole genome shotgun sequence genome harbors these coding sequences:
- the LOC101505994 gene encoding uncharacterized protein codes for MCGLHNHELVNTFENNSFVGRIKEEDKKHVDELTKYHVAPSHILSSFRDRDKENMTNISQIYKQQSTYINNLKGPKTDMQHLLKLLEDEKYAWSMTHEDSNVVRDMF; via the coding sequence ttagtgaatacttttgagaataattcATTTGTGGGACGCataaaagaagaagataagaaacatgttgacgagcTGACAAAGTATCACGTTGCACCGAGTCACATCTTATCATCTTTTAGAGATCGAGATAAGGAGAATATGACTAATATCTCTCAAATTTATAAGCAACAAagcacatatataaataatttgaaaggACCTAAAACTGATATGCAACATctgttgaagttacttgaagaTGAGAAGTATGCTTGGAGTATGACTCATGAagactccaacgttgtgagggaCATGTTT